A genomic region of Fodinisporobacter ferrooxydans contains the following coding sequences:
- the hisC gene encoding histidinol-phosphate transaminase, with the protein MSRQILQNVRKNVTKLSPYIPGKPIREVQEEYGLSEVAKLASNENPIGPSKKVQAAIQSVLGELHRYPDGGSTELKRAIAQKHDVTPEHILVGNGSDELIKMLSETFLHPGDEVVMPAPSFSQYVFGTLLMDGSVNYVPLAEGFEYDLDAILRAITPRTKMVYLCTPNNPTGTYIRKEAFAAFMRKLPEGVLIVLDEAYYEYVTAADAVHGLSFVREGYPVVVLHTFSKLYALAGLRVGYLVADPSIVQEINRVREPFNVNTVAQVAAVTALDDTEHVQTSIEVNESGKKQLYSAFERLGLTYIPTQTNFILVDTKRPSKEVFQQLLKVGVIIRSGEPFGLSTWIRVSVGTQEENIRLIEALEQI; encoded by the coding sequence TTGAGCCGGCAGATTTTACAAAATGTCAGAAAAAATGTAACAAAGTTATCCCCGTACATTCCGGGCAAGCCGATCCGGGAAGTACAGGAAGAGTACGGACTTTCGGAAGTTGCGAAACTTGCGTCCAATGAAAATCCCATTGGCCCTTCCAAAAAGGTGCAAGCAGCAATCCAATCCGTATTAGGTGAACTGCATCGATATCCGGACGGCGGCAGTACGGAATTAAAACGGGCAATCGCACAAAAACATGATGTGACTCCTGAACATATTCTGGTAGGAAACGGTTCGGATGAATTGATCAAAATGCTTTCGGAAACGTTCCTTCATCCCGGGGATGAAGTGGTTATGCCTGCACCATCTTTTTCCCAATACGTATTTGGCACTTTATTGATGGACGGGAGTGTCAATTATGTTCCATTGGCAGAGGGATTTGAATATGATTTGGATGCGATTCTTCGAGCGATCACGCCGCGTACGAAAATGGTGTATCTGTGCACACCGAATAATCCAACCGGAACATACATACGGAAAGAAGCGTTCGCTGCATTTATGCGGAAGCTTCCTGAAGGTGTATTGATCGTATTGGATGAAGCGTACTATGAGTATGTGACGGCTGCTGATGCGGTGCATGGGTTATCTTTTGTTCGGGAAGGATATCCTGTTGTCGTCCTGCATACGTTTTCGAAACTGTATGCATTGGCTGGCCTCAGGGTCGGTTACTTGGTTGCCGATCCGTCAATTGTCCAGGAGATCAACCGGGTTCGGGAACCTTTTAACGTAAATACAGTTGCGCAAGTTGCTGCTGTTACTGCGCTCGATGATACCGAGCATGTGCAAACGAGTATTGAAGTGAACGAGTCTGGCAAGAAACAGTTGTATTCGGCATTTGAACGCTTAGGTTTGACGTATATCCCGACACAGACAAACTTCATTCTCGTGGATACGAAGCGGCCATCAAAAGAAGTGTTCCAGCAGTTGCTTAAGGTTGGAGTGATTATTCGATCCGGAGAGCCATTTGGGCTGTCTACGTGGATTCGGGTATCTGTTGGGACGCAAGAAGAAAATATACGCTTGATTGAAGCATTGGAGCAAATCTAG
- the menB gene encoding 1,4-dihydroxy-2-naphthoyl-CoA synthase, whose protein sequence is MAVEWKAERTYEDILYETYNGIAKITINRPQVRNAFRPKTVVEMIDAFAYARDDSDIGVIILTGAGTEAFCSGGDQKVRGHGGYVGDDQIPRLNVLDLQRLIRVTPKPVIAMVAGYAIGGGHVLHVVCDLTIAADNAIFGQTGPKVGSFDAGYGAGYLARIVGHKKAREIWYLCRQYNAQEALDMGLVNTVVPLEKLEEETVKWCEEILEKSPTAIRFLKASFNADTDGLAGLQQFGGDATLLYYTTDEAKEGRDAFKEKRKPDFKQFPRFP, encoded by the coding sequence GTGGCAGTGGAATGGAAAGCGGAACGTACATATGAAGACATACTCTATGAAACATATAACGGGATCGCGAAAATTACGATTAATCGGCCGCAAGTGCGCAATGCGTTTCGACCGAAGACGGTTGTGGAAATGATCGATGCATTCGCATACGCCAGAGATGATTCCGATATCGGCGTCATTATTTTGACAGGCGCGGGAACAGAAGCATTTTGTTCCGGCGGCGACCAAAAGGTTCGCGGCCATGGCGGATATGTGGGTGACGATCAAATTCCGCGTTTAAATGTTCTGGATTTGCAGCGGTTGATTCGCGTGACGCCAAAACCTGTAATCGCGATGGTGGCCGGGTATGCGATTGGCGGCGGACATGTGCTGCATGTCGTTTGTGATCTTACAATCGCTGCGGATAATGCGATTTTCGGTCAAACGGGACCCAAGGTCGGCAGCTTCGATGCAGGCTATGGCGCCGGCTACCTGGCACGGATTGTCGGTCATAAAAAAGCCCGGGAGATCTGGTATTTATGTCGTCAATACAATGCCCAGGAAGCGCTCGACATGGGTCTTGTGAATACGGTTGTACCGTTGGAAAAATTAGAAGAAGAAACGGTCAAATGGTGTGAAGAAATATTGGAAAAATCTCCAACGGCGATTCGTTTTCTCAAAGCGTCATTCAATGCCGACACGGATGGTTTGGCTGGATTGCAGCAATTCGGAGGCGACGCCACACTGTTGTACTATACGACAGATGAAGCCAAAGAAGGCCGTGACGCATTCAAGGAGAAGCGGAAGCCGGACTTCAAGCAATTCCCTCGTTTTCCATAA
- a CDS encoding bifunctional 3-deoxy-7-phosphoheptulonate synthase/chorismate mutase, whose product MSLEQLEKLRTQLDEINFDILRLLNARAGVVEEIGQVKRLQGIEAFDPEREKQMLDLLVKENPGPFDDNTIRYLFKQIFQASLGLQEEQEKKPLLVSRKRRQEDTVVTIGNVRFGGGAPVVVAGPCSVENERQMELVGQGLQQQGIQVMRGGAYKPRTSPYDFQGLGEEGLKLLRKTSDRYGMLAISEIVSPSDVEMALDYVDVIQIGARNMQNFELLKVVGAVKKPVLLKRGLSATIEEFLYAAEYIMSRGNDQVILCERGIRTYEKATRNTLDISAVPILKQESHLPVLVDITHSTGRKDIMEPIARAALAVGADGIMVEVHPEPSVALSDAKQQLNIPQFETLMNALRNAKYLPSIPAVTAR is encoded by the coding sequence ATGAGTTTAGAGCAGTTAGAAAAGTTGAGAACCCAACTCGATGAGATCAATTTCGATATTTTACGGTTGTTAAACGCAAGGGCCGGTGTTGTTGAAGAGATTGGGCAAGTGAAACGTTTGCAGGGAATCGAAGCATTCGATCCCGAGCGGGAAAAACAAATGCTCGATCTGCTTGTGAAAGAGAATCCGGGTCCGTTTGATGATAATACGATCCGCTATTTGTTTAAACAGATTTTCCAGGCATCTCTTGGCTTGCAGGAAGAGCAGGAGAAAAAGCCGCTGTTAGTCAGCCGCAAACGCCGCCAGGAAGACACGGTTGTCACGATTGGAAATGTTCGTTTCGGAGGCGGTGCGCCTGTTGTCGTGGCTGGTCCATGTTCCGTGGAGAATGAGCGGCAAATGGAGTTGGTCGGGCAAGGATTGCAGCAGCAAGGGATACAGGTAATGCGTGGTGGGGCATATAAGCCGCGCACATCTCCATATGACTTTCAAGGTCTTGGTGAAGAAGGATTGAAGCTGCTGCGCAAAACGTCCGATCGCTATGGCATGCTTGCCATTAGTGAGATTGTCAGCCCATCTGATGTGGAAATGGCGCTCGATTATGTAGACGTGATTCAAATCGGGGCGCGGAACATGCAAAACTTCGAACTTCTAAAAGTAGTAGGTGCTGTTAAGAAACCTGTACTTTTAAAACGCGGATTGTCTGCAACCATTGAAGAATTCTTGTATGCGGCAGAGTATATCATGTCACGGGGCAATGACCAGGTCATTCTATGTGAACGGGGCATTCGCACGTATGAAAAAGCTACAAGAAATACGCTGGATATCTCTGCGGTTCCGATCTTGAAACAAGAAAGCCATTTGCCGGTGTTGGTCGACATCACACACTCCACCGGGCGGAAGGATATTATGGAGCCGATCGCGCGCGCAGCTCTTGCTGTCGGAGCGGATGGAATCATGGTGGAAGTGCACCCGGAACCGTCTGTTGCTTTATCGGATGCAAAACAGCAGTTGAATATTCCGCAATTTGAGACACTTATGAACGCATTGCGCAACGCCAAGTATTTGCCGAGCATTCCGGCAGTCACCGCCCGATAG
- a CDS encoding o-succinylbenzoate--CoA ligase: protein MTHTIVPNWLRKRADLTPERPAVILHDNIVTFAELDKRAQSVARRLIRMGVHKGDHVALLFPNGLEIIELIHGLEYIGAVMVLLNTRLSAHELAWQIEDANVAHVLYDLSFLEKVQEIRQNHRLPHLAWRTVSEMMEHPETATEELQMEFDLDQTHTIIYTSGTTGYPKGVQLCYGNHWWSAIGSALNLGLHLDDRWLACVPMFHVSGLSILMRSVMYGIAMVVLESFDPKQVNDAIIRQHVTIVSVVSAMLKQMVDELEDSHRRYPETFRCMLLGGGPAPLPILEACKAFDIPIYQTYGMTETASQIVTLSPEYMLQKLGSAGKPLFQAQLQIVQDGEVQKPMQAGEILVKGPNVTKGYWNRADATAHVFTQGWLHTGDIGYLDEDGFLYVLDRRSDLIVSGGENIYPAELEAVLLSHPAILEAGVTGMEDPVWGKIPAAFVKIRPGQIIDEKELKTFCFGKLASYKIPKCFYSVVQLPRNASNKLLRRELLGLVDATGTRKI from the coding sequence ATGACACACACAATCGTACCGAATTGGCTGCGCAAACGGGCAGATTTGACTCCTGAGCGGCCAGCAGTCATCCTGCATGACAACATTGTGACATTTGCCGAATTGGACAAGCGGGCACAGTCGGTTGCCCGGCGACTGATTCGGATGGGTGTTCATAAAGGCGATCATGTCGCATTGTTGTTTCCAAACGGGTTGGAAATCATAGAGCTGATTCATGGTCTGGAATATATCGGAGCAGTTATGGTTTTGCTGAATACCCGTTTAAGTGCACATGAATTGGCGTGGCAAATCGAAGACGCCAATGTTGCACATGTCCTATATGATTTGTCATTTCTGGAAAAAGTGCAGGAAATCAGACAGAACCATCGGCTGCCGCATTTGGCATGGCGTACCGTATCGGAAATGATGGAGCATCCGGAGACTGCTACAGAGGAACTTCAGATGGAGTTTGATCTGGATCAGACACATACGATTATCTATACATCCGGAACAACAGGTTATCCCAAAGGAGTACAGTTATGCTATGGAAATCATTGGTGGAGTGCAATCGGCTCGGCGCTGAATCTTGGATTGCACCTGGATGACCGCTGGCTGGCGTGTGTGCCGATGTTTCATGTCAGCGGTTTGTCGATTCTGATGCGGAGTGTCATGTATGGAATCGCAATGGTCGTTCTTGAATCATTCGATCCGAAACAGGTCAATGATGCGATCATCCGGCAGCATGTTACGATTGTATCTGTAGTCTCGGCGATGTTGAAACAAATGGTCGATGAGCTGGAAGATTCCCACCGGAGATATCCGGAAACGTTTCGATGCATGCTGCTCGGGGGAGGCCCTGCGCCTTTGCCGATCCTTGAAGCATGCAAGGCATTTGATATTCCGATCTATCAAACATATGGAATGACAGAAACAGCTTCGCAAATCGTGACATTGTCGCCGGAATATATGCTGCAAAAACTCGGTTCTGCCGGCAAGCCTTTATTTCAAGCGCAATTGCAGATTGTTCAGGACGGTGAAGTGCAAAAGCCGATGCAGGCCGGAGAAATTCTCGTCAAAGGACCGAATGTGACAAAGGGCTATTGGAATCGCGCCGATGCTACGGCACATGTATTTACACAGGGATGGCTGCATACAGGCGATATCGGTTACCTGGATGAAGACGGATTTTTGTACGTATTGGATCGGCGCAGCGACTTGATTGTTTCCGGTGGGGAAAATATCTATCCGGCAGAATTGGAAGCCGTTCTGCTGTCACATCCGGCGATTCTCGAAGCGGGTGTCACCGGGATGGAGGATCCGGTTTGGGGAAAAATTCCGGCAGCTTTTGTAAAAATACGTCCTGGGCAAATCATTGACGAAAAGGAGCTAAAAACCTTCTGTTTTGGAAAATTGGCCAGCTATAAGATTCCAAAATGCTTTTACAGCGTTGTACAATTGCCGAGAAATGCGTCCAATAAATTACTCAGAAGAGAACTGTTGGGTCTTGTAGATGCAACGGGGACAAGAAAGATATAG
- the menD gene encoding 2-succinyl-5-enolpyruvyl-6-hydroxy-3-cyclohexene-1-carboxylic-acid synthase yields MTGNEAVSAYVAAFVDELVQSGVTNAVISPGSRSTPLSMAMAEHSNMRIWMHVDERSAGFFALGMAKAKRTAVVLVCSSGTAAANYYPAVVEAYQGRTPLIVCTADRPHELRDVGAPQAIQQIELYGSYVKWFVEMALPERTPEMLHYVRTAAARAAAVAKSGPQGPVHLNFPFREPLVPDFSSDTIWESGKRSMEPHTSYARALHGKRSLPSEQLDRLAGDLAATERGVIVCGPLDQPGFAEAVTRLAETLQFPIFADPLSQVRFGKHASDWVIDTYDTFLRDVETVRQFEPEIVLRFGAMPVSKAFLQYLKRFPNCRQMIVQEDEGWLEPTLLASDMIYTDPEHFCNEISMRCKTLRSRSVGVSHWSDQIFRVHAITRQVLIDELKLEHWHEGKILSELTRQLPEHGILYVGNSMPIRDLDTFGLFQDREIRVLANRGANGIDGVVSSALGASTCGQPLVLAIGDLSFFHDLNGLLAAKLHQLNATIVLVNNDGGGIFSFLPQAQSPAHFETLFGTPIGLNYRHVVEMYGGQFVSVQSFEQYRSELALSLSGTGLRVIEIKTDRGENVAQHRNVWQNASQALQSLRNEVPLP; encoded by the coding sequence ATGACTGGAAATGAAGCAGTAAGCGCATATGTGGCAGCATTTGTGGACGAATTGGTACAGTCAGGTGTAACGAATGCGGTGATCAGTCCAGGTTCCCGTTCTACCCCGCTCTCAATGGCAATGGCCGAACATTCGAACATGCGGATATGGATGCATGTCGATGAACGATCGGCAGGTTTTTTTGCCTTGGGAATGGCAAAAGCAAAGCGGACGGCTGTCGTTTTGGTATGTTCGTCGGGAACGGCGGCTGCCAATTATTATCCGGCAGTTGTAGAGGCCTATCAGGGCAGGACTCCGCTAATCGTTTGCACAGCCGACCGTCCCCATGAATTGCGGGACGTTGGTGCGCCGCAAGCGATCCAACAAATCGAACTGTATGGATCCTATGTCAAATGGTTTGTGGAGATGGCACTTCCGGAAAGAACGCCGGAGATGCTGCACTATGTGCGAACGGCGGCAGCGCGAGCAGCAGCAGTGGCAAAAAGCGGCCCGCAAGGACCTGTCCACCTGAATTTTCCTTTTCGTGAGCCATTGGTGCCCGATTTTTCTAGTGATACGATTTGGGAAAGCGGCAAGCGAAGCATGGAGCCACATACTTCTTACGCACGAGCCTTGCATGGAAAACGAAGTCTCCCATCGGAACAACTGGACCGTTTGGCTGGTGACTTGGCAGCAACGGAGCGCGGCGTCATCGTCTGCGGCCCTCTCGATCAACCGGGATTTGCCGAAGCTGTCACGCGGCTGGCAGAAACTCTGCAATTTCCTATTTTTGCAGATCCTTTATCACAAGTCCGGTTTGGGAAACATGCATCCGATTGGGTGATCGATACATATGATACGTTTTTGCGAGATGTAGAAACCGTACGCCAATTCGAACCTGAAATCGTGCTTCGATTTGGCGCAATGCCTGTTTCAAAAGCGTTTCTTCAATATCTGAAACGGTTTCCCAATTGCCGCCAAATGATTGTGCAAGAGGATGAAGGATGGCTTGAACCCACTTTGCTTGCCAGTGATATGATCTATACAGATCCGGAGCATTTTTGCAATGAAATCTCCATGCGTTGCAAAACATTGCGAAGCCGTTCAGTCGGTGTATCCCATTGGTCCGATCAGATCTTCCGCGTACATGCAATCACACGACAAGTCCTGATTGATGAGTTGAAGCTTGAACATTGGCATGAGGGCAAGATATTGTCCGAGTTGACTCGCCAGCTTCCCGAACATGGGATTTTGTATGTGGGAAACAGCATGCCGATTCGCGATCTGGATACGTTTGGCTTATTTCAAGATCGGGAAATCCGGGTGCTGGCCAATCGCGGGGCGAATGGAATCGATGGCGTCGTATCAAGTGCGCTGGGTGCCAGTACATGCGGCCAACCGCTCGTCTTGGCGATCGGCGATCTGTCGTTTTTTCATGATTTGAACGGGCTCTTGGCAGCCAAATTGCATCAGTTGAACGCGACGATTGTACTCGTCAATAATGACGGCGGCGGCATCTTTTCGTTTTTGCCGCAAGCCCAGTCGCCTGCCCATTTTGAAACATTGTTCGGCACACCGATCGGATTAAACTATCGTCATGTGGTGGAAATGTATGGAGGACAGTTCGTATCGGTGCAATCCTTCGAACAGTATCGCAGCGAATTGGCCTTGTCCTTATCCGGAACCGGCTTGCGCGTGATTGAAATAAAAACGGATCGCGGGGAAAATGTGGCACAGCATCGGAATGTCTGGCAAAACGCCAGTCAAGCGTTGCAGTCATTGCGAAATGAGGTGCCTTTGCCTTGA
- a CDS encoding DUF502 domain-containing protein, producing MRRLLKYFLNGIITVVPVCTVIYVVVQLFNFLDSILGRWIRKEIHGEYLPGLGLLVTVFLVTVIGWLATAWFTHRIFEYMDTIMNRIPFVKSLYSMIKDTIQSLVGEKRSFSKVVLVKLPGSDMQAVGFVTTEQLSFLGERYCDSIAVYLPQSFQLAGFTIIVPKESVEVLDIHVEDALKFVIAAGVTNAHPFHHSVDRRSDEPG from the coding sequence ATGAGACGATTACTGAAGTATTTTCTCAATGGAATTATTACAGTTGTGCCGGTTTGTACTGTAATCTATGTCGTCGTTCAGTTATTTAATTTTTTGGACAGTATTCTCGGCAGATGGATCCGCAAAGAAATTCACGGGGAATATTTGCCGGGATTGGGACTATTGGTTACGGTTTTTCTCGTAACAGTGATTGGCTGGCTGGCAACTGCCTGGTTTACACATAGAATTTTTGAATACATGGATACGATCATGAATCGCATTCCATTTGTGAAAAGCTTGTACAGCATGATCAAAGATACGATCCAATCCCTTGTTGGCGAAAAGCGTTCATTTTCCAAAGTTGTATTAGTCAAACTGCCGGGTTCAGACATGCAGGCGGTCGGTTTTGTGACAACAGAGCAACTCTCCTTTTTAGGGGAACGGTATTGTGATTCGATTGCTGTTTATCTTCCGCAAAGCTTTCAACTCGCCGGTTTTACGATCATTGTCCCAAAAGAATCGGTGGAAGTATTGGATATTCATGTGGAGGATGCCTTGAAGTTTGTAATTGCGGCAGGCGTTACAAATGCACATCCCTTCCATCATTCTGTCGACCGCCGTTCGGATGAGCCTGGTTGA
- a CDS encoding isochorismate synthase, which yields MVTIEMREELYQVFLQGKERAKQLSKPILVSKITKIEPIDPLAFFLFGKQYFKGTRTFWADPEQEMVLVGIGSAYTLKSYSNRRFQDAERKWNAVVANCIVTPDLPAPAVGPVLLGGFTFDPARKQSSLWKNYAHSYLVVPKFLVTLAKDGQAWLTTNAYVHASDDITEAVESIHQMQQQIVQLRAFETDVDAQFYHVQEADRESWMQAVEQLAAEIRAQQLEKVVLARELRVHAAQYISIENVLHRLQEEQPLSYRFAIESDQDCFLGATPERLIKKQGNVCLSACLAGSIARGKTLEEDRQLGEQLLSDPKNRHEHHLVVAMIRSALEDMCEDVKVPEHPMLYRVRDIQHLYTPVVGIVKPDSSILSIVERLHPTPALGGFPKESALAKIRELEPFERGFYGAPVGWLDSQGNGEFAVAIRSGLLQKDEASLFAGCGIVGESDPESEYKETELKFKPMISALGGSWNDWK from the coding sequence GTGGTTACGATTGAGATGAGAGAAGAGCTATACCAGGTATTTTTACAAGGAAAAGAACGCGCAAAGCAATTGTCAAAGCCGATTCTTGTGAGTAAAATCACAAAGATCGAACCGATCGATCCATTGGCGTTTTTTCTTTTCGGCAAACAGTATTTTAAAGGTACACGTACTTTTTGGGCGGATCCTGAGCAAGAAATGGTTCTTGTAGGCATAGGTTCCGCGTATACATTAAAGTCATATTCAAATCGGCGATTTCAAGACGCTGAGCGAAAATGGAATGCAGTAGTAGCGAACTGCATCGTAACACCTGATCTGCCGGCTCCGGCTGTCGGGCCTGTTTTACTGGGAGGATTCACATTTGATCCTGCGCGCAAACAATCATCGCTCTGGAAGAATTATGCTCATTCCTATCTGGTTGTACCCAAATTTTTAGTAACGCTGGCAAAAGACGGACAAGCTTGGCTGACGACGAATGCGTATGTTCATGCGTCTGATGATATAACAGAAGCAGTTGAGTCCATTCACCAAATGCAGCAGCAAATCGTGCAATTGCGCGCGTTTGAAACGGATGTGGATGCCCAATTTTATCATGTTCAGGAAGCGGATCGAGAATCGTGGATGCAGGCGGTTGAGCAGCTTGCTGCAGAGATTCGCGCGCAACAGTTGGAGAAAGTCGTCTTGGCAAGAGAATTGCGAGTGCATGCAGCACAATACATCTCTATTGAGAATGTTTTGCATCGACTGCAGGAGGAGCAGCCGTTAAGTTATCGGTTTGCGATTGAAAGCGATCAGGATTGTTTTCTTGGTGCAACACCGGAACGTTTAATCAAGAAACAGGGAAATGTCTGTTTGTCCGCTTGTCTTGCGGGATCCATTGCAAGGGGCAAGACCTTGGAAGAAGACCGGCAATTGGGTGAACAGCTATTGTCCGATCCGAAAAACCGTCATGAGCATCACCTGGTTGTGGCGATGATTCGATCTGCATTGGAAGACATGTGTGAAGATGTAAAAGTACCGGAGCATCCGATGTTATATCGGGTACGAGATATTCAGCATTTGTACACGCCGGTTGTTGGAATTGTGAAACCTGATAGTTCCATTTTATCAATCGTCGAACGGCTGCATCCGACTCCTGCTCTTGGTGGATTTCCGAAAGAGTCGGCATTAGCCAAAATCCGCGAACTCGAACCATTTGAAAGAGGGTTTTACGGAGCCCCGGTCGGCTGGCTGGACAGTCAGGGCAATGGGGAATTTGCAGTTGCCATTCGATCAGGTCTGTTGCAGAAAGACGAAGCATCCTTATTTGCAGGCTGCGGTATTGTCGGTGAATCCGATCCCGAAAGTGAATATAAAGAAACGGAATTAAAATTCAAGCCGATGATTTCAGCCCTTGGAGGAAGTTGGAATGACTGGAAATGA
- the menH gene encoding 2-succinyl-6-hydroxy-2,4-cyclohexadiene-1-carboxylate synthase, with protein MICTVNGISLHVERYGNGPVLLVLHGFTGSMENWRPFVEAWQTSCHVVLVDIIGHGQSDKPADWTRYSMKRAVEDLRGLFAVLQIEKAHVLGYSMGGRLALSFAVAYPNLLESLILESSSPGLDNDIERQERKRRDDLLADRIERIGVPAFVQEWEKNPLFSSQQSLPEEVRLTIRAQRLQNDPIGLANSLRGMGTGAQPSWWEHLAHLEVPVLLATGELDTKFTGIATEVRSRLKDARHITVPECGHAVHVEQSKIFGTIVMEFLNKGGTKRGSGMESGTYI; from the coding sequence TTGATCTGTACAGTCAACGGCATTTCCCTGCATGTCGAACGCTACGGCAATGGACCTGTTTTGCTTGTGTTGCATGGATTTACCGGCAGTATGGAAAATTGGCGGCCGTTTGTGGAAGCATGGCAAACGTCCTGTCATGTCGTACTGGTAGATATCATTGGCCATGGGCAATCGGATAAACCTGCGGATTGGACGCGCTATTCCATGAAACGGGCAGTGGAAGATTTGCGCGGATTATTTGCCGTACTGCAGATCGAGAAAGCTCACGTATTGGGATATTCCATGGGCGGACGATTGGCATTGTCGTTCGCAGTCGCATATCCAAACTTGCTGGAATCCTTGATTTTAGAAAGCAGTTCGCCGGGATTGGACAATGACATAGAACGGCAAGAGCGCAAACGGCGGGATGATCTGCTGGCAGATCGCATCGAAAGGATCGGTGTGCCTGCTTTTGTTCAAGAATGGGAAAAAAACCCGTTATTTTCAAGTCAGCAATCGTTGCCGGAGGAAGTAAGATTGACTATCCGCGCACAGCGTTTGCAAAATGATCCGATTGGATTGGCCAACAGCTTGCGGGGGATGGGCACAGGAGCGCAGCCTTCCTGGTGGGAACATCTAGCTCATCTTGAAGTGCCGGTCTTGCTTGCCACAGGTGAGTTGGATACGAAGTTTACGGGAATTGCAACGGAAGTGAGAAGCAGGTTGAAGGATGCGAGACACATCACAGTACCGGAATGCGGTCATGCCGTACATGTGGAACAATCGAAAATATTTGGTACAATAGTAATGGAATTTCTTAATAAAGGGGGAACGAAACGTGGCAGTGGAATGGAAAGCGGAACGTACATATGA
- a CDS encoding 1,4-dihydroxy-2-naphthoate polyprenyltransferase, with protein sequence MGKGIEPNQPYLTNPIRPSGEWKVWWRLLRPHTLTASFVPVGVGTALALQNGHFHLVLFLAMMIASILIQAATNMFNEYFDYVRGLDTAESIGIGGAIVREGIKAKTVMTLALAFYTISILIGVYICYHSSWWIAAIGLICMAVGYFYTGGPYPIAYTPFGELFAGFFMGCIIILISYYIQTGTVTVESILVSMPALILVGAILMANNIRDLDGDKEFGRQTLAILLGREKAIRFLAGMFVISYIWMFVLVVMHIVSPWLMLVFASVPKAIQATRGFRGKTAPIQMLPAMKATAQTNTQYGFFLALGLLLTHWI encoded by the coding sequence ATGGGAAAAGGTATAGAACCCAACCAGCCGTATTTAACAAACCCCATTCGTCCATCCGGCGAATGGAAAGTTTGGTGGAGATTATTGCGTCCGCATACACTTACCGCATCCTTTGTTCCGGTCGGAGTAGGAACCGCTCTTGCATTGCAAAATGGCCATTTTCACCTGGTTTTATTTCTCGCGATGATGATTGCAAGTATTTTAATACAAGCTGCAACCAATATGTTTAACGAATACTTTGACTATGTTCGCGGACTTGACACAGCCGAGTCGATCGGGATTGGCGGCGCCATTGTTCGCGAGGGTATCAAGGCAAAAACGGTCATGACGCTTGCCCTTGCATTCTACACTATTTCCATATTGATCGGCGTTTATATCTGTTACCACAGCAGTTGGTGGATCGCAGCAATCGGACTGATCTGTATGGCAGTCGGATATTTTTATACAGGCGGGCCATACCCGATCGCATATACACCATTTGGTGAATTGTTTGCAGGATTCTTTATGGGTTGTATTATTATTCTCATTTCTTATTATATTCAAACGGGTACAGTTACAGTCGAGAGTATTCTCGTATCCATGCCTGCCCTGATCTTGGTTGGCGCCATCCTCATGGCGAATAATATCCGGGATTTGGACGGCGACAAAGAATTCGGGCGTCAAACATTAGCAATTCTTTTAGGCCGTGAAAAAGCCATTCGATTTTTGGCCGGCATGTTTGTCATCTCCTATATATGGATGTTTGTTTTGGTAGTGATGCATATTGTATCGCCATGGCTGATGCTGGTATTCGCAAGTGTTCCAAAGGCGATACAGGCAACCCGCGGATTCCGGGGAAAAACAGCCCCCATTCAAATGTTGCCTGCTATGAAAGCTACCGCCCAAACCAATACGCAATACGGATTTTTCTTGGCATTGGGACTTTTGCTTACACACTGGATCTAA